From one Cucurbita pepo subsp. pepo cultivar mu-cu-16 chromosome LG17, ASM280686v2, whole genome shotgun sequence genomic stretch:
- the LOC111778864 gene encoding histidine kinase 3-like has product MNWFIYEVMEAKGGLVWVQFWEKLIGKCCKMHHQYYQYIGSKKARNTWWRRVLVAWVLCSVFGSLWIFHYMSSQATEKRKEGLGSMCDERARMLQDQFNVSMNHIQAMSILISTFHHAKNPSAIDQRTFARYTERTAFERPLTSGVAYAVRVLHSERERFEKQQGWTIKRMDKIEQSPVHEDDYAPEDLEPSPTQDEYAPVIFAQDTISHVVSLDMLSGKEDRKNVLRARASGKGVLTAPFKLIKTNRLGVILTFAVYKRDLPSNATPNERIQATDGYLGGVFDIESLVEKLLQQLASNQTILVNVYDTTNQSHPISMYGKDVSEDGLQHVSPLNFGDPDRKHEMRCRFKQKQPWPWLAISTSIGILIIALLLGYIFHATLNRITKVEDDYHEMMELKKRAEAADVAKSQFLATVSHEIRSPMNGVLGMLDLLMDTGLDFTQQDFVRSVQDSGKALVSLVNEVLDQAKIESGKLELEAIPFNLQAILDDILSLFSGKSQEKGLELAVYISDSVPEMLVGDPGRFRQIITNLVGNSIKFTEQGHIFITVNVVEEVLESIDLEIESSTNSTLSGYPVANRRLSWAGFQTLSQDGPTACHFPPLSPDHINLMVSVEDTGVGIPLEAQSRVFTPFMQVRPSTSRTHGGTGIGLSISKCLVGLMKGEIGFASVPTIGSTFTFTAVFSNEPSEYDKSQQIKNTSISPSSAFKGMRALVVDHRPIRAKVSRYHIQRLGINVELLPDLNQCVHTTMIGGSAINMIFVEQDLWDKDMSISDVLIHNLRNSNGVPPKLFLLTNSSDIISDVLTPILILKPLRAGMLAASLHRFMGVGINRNGELPVHSLRHLLLGRKILIIDDNKVNRIVAAGALKRYGADVVCKNSGIDAIRLLTPPHRFDACFMDIQMPEMDGFEATRRIREIECRINDSIEVGEQSKEAYENKCNWHVPIFAMTADVIQATHEKCLRCGMDGYVTKPFEIDRLYREVSQFFHSTSNGSL; this is encoded by the exons ATGAACTGGTTCATTTATGAAGTTATGGAAGCCAAGGGTGGTTTGGTATGGGTCCAGTTTTGGGAGAAGCTCATTGGAAAGTGCTGCAAGATGCATCACCAGTACTATCAGTATATTGGATCCAAGAAAGCCAGAAACACTTGGTGGAGAAGGGTTTTGGTGGCCTGGGTTCTTTGTTCTGTGTTTGGTTCTTTGTGGATCTTCCATTACATGAGCTCTCAAGCTACAGAGAAGAGGAAAGAGGGGTTGGGAAGCATGTGTGATGAGCGAGCTAGGATGCTTCAAGATCAGTTCAATGTCAGTATGAACCATATCCAAGCAATGTCCATACTCATCTCCACCTTCCATCATGCCAAGAACCCTTCTGCTATAGATCAG AGGACATTTGCGAGGTACACGGAACGAACTGCGTTCGAGAGGCCTCTTACCAGTGGTGTGGCGTATGCGGTAAGGGTGCTCCATTCGGAACGAGAGCGATTCGAGAAGCAGCAGGGGTGGACAATTAAAAGGATGGATAAAATTGAACAAAGTCCGGTTCATGAAGATGACTATGCTCCAGAAGACCTGGAGCCATCGCCGACCCAAGACGAATATGCTCCCGTTATCTTCGCACAGGATACGATTTCTCATGTCGTTTCTCTTGATATGCTGTCGGGAAAG GAAGACAGGAAGAACGTTTTACGAGCTAGAGCATCGGGAAAGGGAGTGTTAACAGCTCCATTCAAATTGATCAAAACAAATCGCCTCGGAGTCATACTTACGTTTGCTGTCTACAAGAGAGATCTTCCCTCGAATGCCACTCCAAACGAGAGGATTCAAGCTACAGATGG ATATCTTGGGGGAGTTTTTGATATCGAGTCGCTCGTGGAGAAGCTACTTCAACAGCTTGCAAGCAACCAAACCATCCTAGTGAATGTTTATGATACTACGAACCAATCACACCCGATCAGTATGTACGGTAAAGACGTATCAGAAGACGGGTTGCAGCATGTTAGCCCGCTTAACTTTGGCGATCCAGATAGGAAGCACGAGATGCGATGCAG attcaaacaaaaacaaccatGGCCATGGTTAGCAATATCAACTTCAATTGGCATACTCATTATTGCATTGCTTTTGGGGTATATATTTCACGCAACCTTGAACCGTATCACGAAAGTGGAGGACGATTATCACGAGATGATGGAACTCAAGAAACGGGCAGAAGCTGCTGATGTTGCGAAATCTCAG TTCCTTGCAACCGTGTCTCATGAGATCAGATCCCCAATGAACGGCGTTCTAG GGATGTTGGATTTGCTTATGGACACAGGCTTGGATTTCACTCAACAAGATTTTGTTAGAAGTGTACAAGATAGTGGAAAAGCTTTGGTGTCATTGGTAAATGAGGTTTTGGATCAAGCAAAGATTGAATCTGGAAAGCTTGAGCTTGAAGCCATTCCATTCAATCTGCAAGCAATTTTGGATGATATTTTGTCACTTTTTTCTGGGAAATCTCAAGAAAAAGGATTGGAG CTCGCAGTTTACATCTCGGACAGCGTCCCCGAGATGCTTGTCGGTGATCCGGGAAGGTTTAGGCAAATCATCACTAATCTCGTGGGGAACTCGATCAAG TTCACAGAGCAAGGACATATATTTATCACAGTTAATGTCGTTGAGGAGGTTCTTGAGTCGATTGATCTCGAGATCGAGTCATCAACGAATAGCACGTTGAGTGGCTATCCGGTTGCCAATAGGCGTCTCAGCTGGGCTGGATTTCAAACATTGAGTCAAGACGGACCGACGGCTTGTCATTTCCCGCCATTGTCACCAGACCATATTAACCTCATGGTATCCGTGGAAGATACAGGCGTTGGCATTCCCCTAGAAGCGCAATCACGTGTTTTCACTCCCTTCATGCAGGTTCGACCGTCGACATCTAGAACACACGGAGGAACGGGTATCGGGCTGAGTATTAGCAAATGTTTGGTTGGTCTGATGAAGGGGGAGATTGGTTTTGCAAGTGTACCTACGATTGGCTCGACCTTCACATTTACTGCGGTTTTCTCGAACGAGCCAAGTGAGTATGACAAATCCCAGCAAATTAAGAACACTTCCATCTCACCGTCCTCGGCATTTAAGGGCATGAGGGCATTAGTCGTGGACCATCGACCGATTCGGGCCAAAGTATCGAGATATCATATTCAACGTCTTGGAATAAACGTCGAGTTATTACCTGACTTGAACCAATGTGTGCATACCACCATGATTGGTGGTTCAGCTATCAATATGATCTTTGTTGAGCAAGATCTTTGGGATAAGGATATGAGCATATCAGATGTTCTTATCCACAACTTGAGAAATTCAAATGGGGTTCCTCCCAAACTGTTTCTTCTTACTAACTCCAGCGATATCATTTCTGATGTACTAACTCCCATACTCATCTTAAAGCCCTTGAGGGCAGGCATGCTTGCTGCCTCTCTACACCGGTTCATGGGCGTCGGAATTAATCGCAACGGAGAGCTTCCTGTACACTCTCTCCGTCATCTACTTCTCGGTCGGAAAATTCTTATCATAGATGACAATAAGGTTAACCGTATCGTTGCTGCTGGTGCTCTAAAACGGTATGGAGCTGATGTCGTATGCAAAAACAGTGGAATAGATGCGATCCGATTGCTTACGCCACCCCATCGATTCGATGCTTGTTTCATGGATATTCAGATGCCAGAAATGGATGG CTTTGAAGCTACACGAAGAATTCGGGAAATCGAATGTCGTATCAACGACAGTATCGAAGTTGGAGAACAATCAAAAGAAgcatatgaaaataaatgtaattggCACGTACCCATCTTCGCCATGACTGCAGACGTAATCCAGGCCACACATGAGAAATGTCTTCGGTGTGGGATGGATGGATACGTTACGAAGCCATTTGAAATCGATCGACTTTACCGAGAGGTTTCTCAGTTTTTCCACAGTACCTCAAATGGAAGTTTATAG